A segment of the uncultured Desulfobulbus sp. genome:
TCCCCTAGGCGAAGCCCAAGTCAAACAATATCCATATCAGGTTTACATCTCGACGGCGATGCGTTAGAAAGCAGACACATCTCTTTTAACTCCAACAAGGATGCTCAACACGTGGAAACTGAGGAACAACTTCAACAACAGGCGCTCACCGAACATCTGGCGGAATTACGGTCCTGCCTGTTGATTTCTCTGGGCGCGGTGGGCGCGGGTTTTGCAGCCGCCTACAGCGTGGTTCGCCCCCTGGCGGACTGGTTCTTGCGACCGTTGGTCAAGGTGCTGCCGCCTGGCAAGCCGCTTATTTTCACCTCTTACCAGGAAGGGTTTTTTTTTATCTAAAACTCGCCCTGGTCTGCGGCATTGTCCTGGCAAGCCCAGTCATTTTTTTCCAGATCTGGCGTTTTATTGCCCCCGGTCTCTACCGGCATGAAAAACGGGTTCTGCTCCCGTTCACCGCGGTTTCTTCCCTCTGTTTTATCGGCGGAACCGCCTTTGGCTATTTTGTCGTCTTCCCGCCGGCCTTTCAGTTTCTTCTTGGCTATTCATCCAGTTTTCTCGAGCCGATGCCATCGGTGGACGAGTATTTTTCCCTGGCTCTGCGTCTCTTTTTTGCTTTTGGCATTATTTTCGAACTTCCGGTGTTCATGGTTTTTCTTGCCAAGCTGGGCATAGTGAGCACCACGTTTCTCAAAAAACATCGCAAGTATGCCCTGCTGATCGCCTTTATCGTCGCGGCCATCTTGACCCCGACGCCGGATGTGGTCAATCAGTTGCTCATGGCCGGACCGTTGGTGGTTTTGTATGAGATCAGTATCGTTGCCGTGTCCCTTCTGGGAAGAAAAACTCTGGCAGGGTTTGCACCCAAAGCAGAGCCCGGGGAAACGGCGGCGGCCAAGGACGAAGCATGACCATGGCTGGGAGGGGACAGAGCGGAGAGTCTGTTTGGAGGGAGTGATTTTCTCCTTGCCGAGCGAGGAACTTCCTTGTTTATTTTAATAGGTTGCGGGTACAATGTTTTCTGGTGACTCACTCTTTTGACCTTTCCCAAACGTTACGATCATTGCCTACAGGAGGAAGATAATGTCCTACATCTGTGATTTTGAAAAAGCCCTGGAAATAGGCCGACCGCCGAATATTCGATCCCTGTTTCCCCACTCACGTGCCCTCTTGGTCAGCGGCAAGGTGATCGATCGTGCCATGCTTGCCAAGGGAGGGGCCATGACCATTGCCGCCAACGGCCGAAACCACCTGGTCATTCGTGGCGCCCTCCAGGCCGCGCAGCGAGCACACGCAGCAATCATCATTGAAATTGCCCGTTCAGAGGGTGGGGCCAATGCCTATTGCCCGGTCAACTACTGGAATATTGCCCGGCAAGTTGATGCCCTGTGCAACGAAATGGGGATTACCGTGCCGGTGGCCATCCACGCCGACCATTATGGCATCAAGAAGACCGAGGATGTCGCTGTTGCTGCGGTCGAGATTCCGACCATCTTTGAAGCGGGCATTACCTCGATCGCCATTGATGCTTCGCACATGCCCGATGACGAAAATCTCCTGGCCAGCATCGATTTGGCCCGCTATGTGCCATCGTGGGCAGGCCTTGAGACCGAGGTCGGGGAGATCAAAGGGAAACTCGGGCTGTCGACCAAAGAGGAGGCGCTGTTCATTATTCAGGGGCTCAACGCCCATGACGTCTTTCCAGATTGGATCGCGCTCAATAACGGGACCACCCATGGCATCGAGGCCTCTGCCCAAGGCATTCAGGTCGAGTTGACGGCTGAGATTCACAAGGCTCTGGCTGGGTACGCGGTCTCCGGCGCCCAGCACGGAACCTCCGGCAATAACTCCGATCGTCTGCGCGCCATAGCCTCCCAGACCTGCACCACCAAGGCCAACGTGGCCACTGCCCTGCAGATGGTCTCCTGGGGGTTGGAGGTCAATGATTACGGTAACGCTGCCTTGGATGACAATGGCGATTTCATCAAGGTGGCGGGCGAGGGCGTTACCGAAGAACTTTGGCAGGCCATGCGCAGTTACGCTGACAGCAAAGGCTGGAAAAAAGGGGATTATAAAAACATCAACCTGCCCTTTGAAAACAGGATTCTCGGTCAACCCAAGGCTGTTCGCGAACGCATGGCTCGCCGGGTGGAGAATTTCGTCTACACCATGTTGGTTGAGGTGTTCAACGCCGCCGATACCGCCCGCTACGGCGTAGAGGCTCTTTTGGAGGCCGGATCCTACGATATCGGTCCCAAAACCGGCCGCATCGAATCCCCTGAAGAATGGAGTTTGGCCAAGATCAGGGAACGTGCTGCGAGTATAACGACTGATAAAGGTCCGCAAGGCAATTTTGACGATTAAATCGCAGCCTGGCCTGTTTGTGTCGGCCACCATTGTAGATGTTTCTTTCTTTGAGTCAGCCGATTTGCCGAGTGCTACGGGAGTTCCTCCAATATTTTGCCAGCATTTTTTCGGTGCAGGCAGAATGGCAGGGCAGAAAATCTCCGCCAGATAGAGATAAGAGTGGAAATGAAAGGCTTTTTTGGGTATAAACATCTTCTCTTGTGAGGAAACGAAATTGATAATGATGATGAGGTTTCCTTCCACTATATAAGGATTTCACCAGCACGGACGGGTAGCTCAGCTGGATAGAGTGTTGGCCTCCGAAGCCAAAGGCCGCGGGTTCGAATCCCGCCTCGTCCACCAATAAAATCAAGCACTTAGCGAACATTCGCTAGGTGCTTTTTTTGTTTCTTGCTACCCTATTGCTACCCAGGGTAACAAATCAATTTTTGAGTAAGCTCGCTATAGGGAGACACGTAAACGTAGAAACTTTCCTGCTGGCTCTGGTGGGATCCGGGTTATACCAGTAAGCTCGCACGAGATTCTGCACCTCCTCGCGCGAGATTTAGAACCGCGTTTTTTTGCACTATCAAAGCCTTTTCAAAGCCAAAAACTGTTTCTCGTTTTATGTGAAATTTTCTCTCCCCATGTTAATTCCCAATCAACAACTCGGTCCTGATCTGTGACCGGCTGCCCTCCTTTTTGCCCATGGAGTATTTCAGCTCCACCTTCTCAATTCGAAAGCGTTTGAAGATCTCCCGGACCTCGGGAGTGTCATTGATGGTCATGAGGAATTTGCCCCTGATGCCGGCAAGCACATCGGCCAGATCGTAGAAATCCTTCTCCACGAAGTTGTGCTCGTAGCAGTTGATCTTCCAGTATGGGGGGGCCAGGAAAAACAGGGTGTGATCCCGATCATAGCGAGGGATCAGGTCCCGGAAATCGAGGCATTCGATCATTACCTGGCTCAACCGCATCCAGGCCTCCTCAAGAAGCCGCTGCAGGGTAAACAGGTTGAGCCTAGGCACGCCAGTAGTTGATGTCCCGAAAACCCGCCCCCGGCTGCGGCCGCCAAAACACATCCGTTGCAGATAGAGATACCGGGCAACCCGCTGGATATCGGTCAGCGTATCCGGATTGACCTGCATCAATCGGCTGAACTCATCCCGCGAGATCAGTACATACTTGAACTGGCGGTGCAACTCTTCGGGATGATACTTGACCGTGCGGTACAGGGTAACGAGATCCCGGTCCAGATCGTTGATCACCTCGGTGCCTCGGGCCTCCTTGGCAAAAAAGACGTTGGCGACGCCGGCAAATACCTCCACATAGCACTGGTGCTCGGGGAATCTGGAAATGATGGTTTTGGCCAGACGGCTCTTGCCGCCAAAATAGGGTATGAGTGCTCCCACGAAAGGTCTCCTTGTGTTGTCGCAGGCAATATGCTACTACCCCCTTTGCGCTGTCCCGCAGCGTACACATCGGGGCTATGGCAGGTGAACCTGCGGACCTCCTTCCGTGTTCGTAGCACGGCTGGATGGTTCGGGGAGGGTTGCACCCCTCCCCAGCTCCGTCCGTTCAACTCCAGGCCGGCTCGGCCATTCTCATTGGGCCGGGTATTCCCTGGCCATCTGCTCGTATCTTTTCCATTGGGCCATGGTTTCCTCCGGATCGCCCTTGATCGGACCGGAACACAACCAGGCCGCCAAAATCACCGCCAGCAACAGCACCGCGAAAGCTATTCTCAGCCATGTGTCCTGATGTTTTTTTCTTTTCATTGGACTCCTTTAAAGACTTTCGGTGCCGGGAAAGACCACGGCAGAGCTGAAGTTCATGTCGCTTGCCACCTGATGATCCTGGTCCATTGACCCCACCTTGGCATAGACCGGTGCCGTGGGTGTTGCTCCGAGCAGTGCTGCAATGTTGATGATCTGCAAGGTGGAGGTCCCTGAGTAGGCCAGGGTGCCGTCTGTTGCCGGGGCAAAGCTCGCCGACGTACCGATGTAAAGTTTGTACCCGGTGGCCACGCTCACATCGTCCCACTGGGCTATATACGACCAGGACCCGGTCATACCCTGCGTCAGAACCAATACCAACCCGGCGGGGGCTGCTGGAGTTGAAGTCAGGGATCGATTGACCCAAAGGGCAGCACTAAAGTTCAACTCGCTTGCCGCCTGATGATAGGCGTCGACCGCCGCCACCTTGAAGTAATAGGAATACGGAGCCGTCAGGTCTACAGGGATCGTAGCGCTGTTGCTGGTCCCCGAATACACAAGAGTCCCTGCCGATGAGGGATTGAATCCGGATGAACTGCCAATATACACCTTATACCCGGTGGCGCCGGTCACCGCGTCCCAGGTAAGCACCACTGCGCTGGCCAGGGTGAACTGCAGGGTGAGCCCGGTTGGGGCTAAGAGTCCGGAAACACCAACGGTAAAGACCGCATCCTCGCTGGTGGCAGTGTCGTTCATTGCCCGCACATGCACCGCAAAGGCCGTCCATGGCCCACCCATGGCTGTCAATTGGCTGGTGGTGTATGAAGTGCTGGTGCCAGTCACCTCGCGAACCCCTTTGGGGGTTCCGTCCACATACAACTCAACCTGGTATTTGGTGGCGCCGACCACCGTGTCCCACTCCACATCTACACCGTCGTTATCCACGGTCACATTGAGGCCAGTCGGTGCCCCTATGCCTGCAAAATTCACAGTGATAGCCTCTGCGGTGGCCAACACCTCGTCCACATAGGGAGTTACCCGCACAGTGATAGTAGATGTACCGGAGCTGAAAGCCAGGGTGTAACCGGCATAATCGTCTTGTAAGGTGGCAAAGCCCGAGCCCTCATCCAGTTCAATCAGGAAGGTGGCGGCAGCCCCGGACCAGGAAACGTAAAAGTGATACGCCGTGTCGATGCTCTGCAGATACAGGGTAACCGCAATAAGCGGGTCAGCATTTAGCGGGTTCTCGTCATAACTGGGCGCAGTCCCGAAGGCGCCGTATATATCCTCGGTGACCACCTGGCCGGTGATAGCTATTTTATCCCGGCCTTCCGGGGCAATGGCCATCACCCGCACCAGACGCTCCGATGTGGAGGACGGACCAAAGATATACCGGGTGGCACGTACATCGTTTCCCTTGATCGTGTAAACGGCGTCCGCAATAGAGACAATATGCTTATGAGCATAGTTGGTGGGCGTGACCGTATAGGGTCCAGCGGTTGAACCATTCGGCAGGGCCAGAAGTATCCAGCCCTCTTCCTCCTCCCCATAATCGAGCGGCTCCGAAGTCCAGATCACTCCACCGGACTCCACGGCGGCAAGCACCCCAGTCTGATTCCAGTTGGCCACGGTGGAGGCCACCGGTATCCAGGAGAACAGCGAGGGGAGATTGCCCTTGAGCCCGGTGGTAAACTCCACGTTGACCGTGCTCTGCATCATGTCGCGATAGAGCAGCAGGCCGATCTCCCAGGCTGCCTGCCTGGAGGTGCAGCCCTCCAAATTCACCTCCTTGGGGTTGAGGGTACCGCCTCCGACCTCGTAACAGTCTACCGTTTCCTCCTGGCCGCTGTTCGGATCATAATATTTGACCCGCACGCAGGTATAACTGTCCGGGGTGCGGAAGGTGGTCGTGATTTTGAGACTGTCCGGATCATAGTCGTCATCGGTAAACGCTACCCCGTAGGCCACCTGCTGGGTGTTGGCCGCCAGACAAAACAAGCCACCGGGTGTATAGGCCACCGCCGATCCGCAAGCCGCAGCGGTGGAGCAGGCATCCATCACGCTCACCCGGCTGGTGAAACCATAGTCGAAAAGATACCCGGCAGTCGCGAGATCATCCCGCAACTCTGCCAATACATCCCAGGCCAGTATTCCGTCATCGAATCGACCGCCGTTGTCCCCGGTGACCATATAAGCGCAGGCATCAACGATGGACCGGGTCGCGATCCTTGACGATCCGAACCCGGTCGCGGTGACCGGATACAACATCCTGGTAGCCTCGAGCTGGATCTTGCTCCCGGAATCGCTGTTCATCTGCTTGGTCGCCATGATCTTGCATTCCCACATGGTCACCCCATCAACCACAGGATGCGCACCGCCGATGGCCCGCAAGCCTGCCAGGGAACATCGATCCGAAACCTGACCGCTCTCGCTGGCCTCCTTGACCCGCTTGAGACCGAACTCATACCGGCCAGGCCCAAGAGGGACGGTGATTTTAATGGTCCTTCGCAAAGGGTCTTTGCTTGCAGCCGAGAATCGTTCGACGGACAGCAACGTCCACTCACTGGTGGCGTTGCCATAGGCGTCCACGGTACGGCAGCGGGGTTGAAGATCGGCCGAAACAGTATACCTGTCGCCCTCGTCGTTATAGCCGATCAGCCCACCGGAAAAGACAATGTCGTATTCCAGGTAATAGGCCTCGGTCCCTCTGGGATTGACCACGTAGCTCACCCACTCCATATCGAGTTCCTGGCCGGAAACCTCGGACGAGGTCCATACTACATTGGTGCAAATTGCCGGAAAGCTGCCTGGCAGCACCGTCGCATAGGTGACCCCTGTATAATCGCCCAGCGGAGTCTTGCCGATTGTGGGGACAATGCTGTCAAAGTAGCCAATACCAACGATGAGCAGGCAATACAGGTATTGCTCGTTATCTTCAAACCGGGTGTAGCTCATGGCCACATCCGGATAAAACGGGCGCCTGCCGAACCGCTCGGCAAAAGGTTCCCCCGGACGTACCCGGTTATTCTGGGAAAGGGTGTAGACCGTATCCGGAGTACCTACGTCCCCGGAGCTGGAATTGGCGCCGAAGAGCATGCCAAGGAGTAACGAACCGGCAATCATGATACCGGCCGACAACATGGAGCCTATAAAGGTGCCTGCGATTCCCAGGGCGTAAGGGGCATAGACCGCAATGGCGATAACGGCGATCACCCCCAGAATTTTACCGAATAGATCGCCCTGCGGCGTCTCGATAAAACGTACCACTGATCCGGCAGGGACCGGACAATCCCAATCGGCTCGCAACCAGAACCCCTCATCCACCATGCAGATCACCGGACCACTAAAGGCCAGCGCGTTCTGGAGGATAATCTGGTTCGGGGTGATTGCATCTCCCTGTTCGATCACGGCAACAAAATCGCTCTGCCGGGCCGCCAGGGGATTGCTATCGTGCAGGGTCTTCATGGGGTGTGTAAAATCCTGTTATCTTCCATCCGTTCACAGCCAGGTGCAGGCGATCGGAGATCACTAACCCGACCCCGTCTAGAATATGGAGTACGTGAAACCTATTTCCAGGCATGACCACCATGCCCAAGTGATGGGGCTTGTCAGCCTTGGTCATAAAAACGGCATCACCTTCCCTGGGCGTTTCAGTCGGCACCCCACCGAACAGGTCCATGATATTGCCGGCCATCAACCTGGCCGCACTGTGGGTCAGACGCTTGCAGTCCACCTGCGCGTCCGGAATGTCCCGGCCAAACTGCTCACGCTGAATGCGTCGAAACCAGTAAAAGCAGTTGGTTTCCTCGGCCCACTGAGCACCACGATATTCAAACGACCAATGCGGTTTCATAATCCGGCAAGCCCCGGCAATATTCGCGGCGTCATCAACTGTCGGCAAAATGGGGTATTCACCAGATCGGGCAGAGTGGCCACTAAGGTGAACTTGCCGTTCACGTTCTCGGCCCGGATAATGTCGAAGGGCATGCGATAAACAAACGAAGGGTCGGTATTTGGTGCCAGATATTGGCGCCAGATGACGGTCAAATTCGCGCCATTACCGGCAGCCTCTTCCAGCCACCCTTGAGCGCTTGGCGGCAGGTAGGTGATGTTTATGTTGAGTTGCCCCACGATACCACCCTCGGTCTCTGCCGGGGTGAACTCCACCGCACAAGGCTGGTAGGTACCTTGGTTGGTTGTCAGGGAGGCCTCATCCGCCACAATCATCACCGTGCCCGTGTCCATGGAGCTGGCGAAAGTGAGCGTGTCGTAATGGGTCACATCCGCCTTGGCATAAGCCACTGCCTCCTGATAGGCGGTGTCAAAATCTGCAGGCGTGGGTTGCGTGGCCACTACAGCGCCTCCAGGGCAGTTATGGCTTCATCGCGCTTGGACAGCATGGTTTCAGCATCCGTACAGGCAGCACAAGCTCGCTTCCCACCGATCCTCGCGGCCTCTATGGCGGCGCACAAGGCAACCCAGGATTGACGGATCGTTGCTATCTCGGTCGCCTTCTCGGCCAGTGTCACCCCGCAAGCCTCTGCCTCCGCCACCATGACCGGGTAATCGGTTGGGTCCGGGGTTTCGGCGGCAAGGTACGCCTTGATCTCGCAAGCCTTCTCCGTGTACCGAAGGTCCTGGGAATGGCCAACGGAAAGGTGCCGGCCGCAGGCCTCGCTAGCCGCTTCGTCAATCGCTGTCTCGGCATGGGCCAAAACCACAGCGAGGTCACGGGCAATAGCTGCGTAAACAAACTGCTTGCCTTCGGTGTCCCAGGATGCAGCCGTACTATAATAATAGGCCTCAGCATCCGGCAGGTCCTCGAAGGTTACTGGTGCCCAACCAAGAGCGTAGAGAGCTGCCTGCGGCAAAGCATTGAAACCGCTAATCGTGGCCCCATCCGGGCTGGTCCAGCGGGCTGGGAGGTTTTGCGGGTTCGCGATCATCTGGAAAGTATTTTGATTGAATTGTGCGTATTTCATCGGGGTGTTCATGCCTCCATTTCGGCAACGATAGCGTCTATTTCCGATTGATCCATTTCTCCGAGGTAGATCCGTAGTTCATAGATATAGACGGACTTCCCCGTTTTTGATGCCGTATAAAAACCACAAAGATCCTCGTAGCCTTCATTTAAAATGTAGCTAACCCCAAGCCCTGCATATACAGCTGTCGTGACAATCGGACTGGTGTATCCCCCAACAACCAACGCAGATGGGTTTGATGGATTACATTTTAAAAATAGGTAATAACTGTCTTCACTCGTCAACCCTAAAGAGGCGAGGGTTGTGTAGCCAAACCGAATCCTTTTGGTAAAACTTCCAGACGTTATCCGGAGATATATGTATCCATCCCCGTAGGTCGGGGAATTATTACTCGCATTGACCATCCCGATTTCGGGTGATCCACCTGGCAGCATGTCCGTCAAGCCATCTGTCCCAGATACACCTTTCCAGTGCGAGATGAGGGTTGTTTCCGGGGCGACCCCGCTTGCGGAAGAAAGCCATTGCGTATCCTCCCACGCCGCAGCCGCAGGTTTGATCTCAAAGCTCACCGCATAGTCGCTATAGAGAGTCCCGTGTCCCTGGCGCGGGCTGTAACCGATAATCCTCAGAAAATATCCGCTGTAACCCAATCCGGTCTCCAGCCAGTCGGCATCTATCCAGTTAAGCCCAAAGTTCAGCTCCCGGTCCCAGAATCGCTTGAAGGCAACCACCTGATCGCCATGATCCGGATGGTTATTCCACAGACGCAGGGTACAACTCAGGGCATCCCCCTTACCTTTGCCCCAACGGCGGATCTCCTTGCGGCCGGATTGAGTGGTCCGTGCCTTCACGTCCGGATTCGGGGTAATCTTCAGCCCGGAACGGAGCGGAGCAGGAAGAGTATCCGGCCAGATAACAGGCATTACTCTTCCTCCGGCAGGTACCAGGCATAAGCGCCGTTCACCACCGGCATGTCGGCAATGATCTCCACCTTGATACTCAGGTCCATCCGCGCCCCGTTCATGGTTGCCTCCCAGGGATTCTCCGCATCAAACCGGCAGAAGTGATGGTCAAATCCGGCTGCCACCAGCCAGGGGGCGGTAAACGGAGCGCACTGGTTCAGTGTTGTATCCCACCAGGCCCGAAAGGCCTGGAACTGGGCAATGGTCAGGCGGCGGAAAGAAAATGTCTTCACATGCTCCGGATAGGTTCGGGTCCGCACCGGATATAAAGTTTCCTCGGGATCCTGCAGGCCGGAGGTCTGCGCTCCATTGAACTGATAATGGGGAGCCTGCGGCAGACTGGTCGGCCATGCCTCCATCAGAACCGCCTCCGTGCCCCGTATAAGCCTTTCATCGTTTTATCCAACCCCTGGCCCCGGCTCATCCGGTCGCTGATCGCACCTTCAACCATCTTCACCATCACATTAAGCGATCCATCGTTATTGGTGGTGGTCTCGGTTTCCGCCTTCACCCCCGGCGCCTCGACAATCGTCATGTTGACCTGGGGGGCACTCTGTTTGGTACTCAGGCCCTTGCCGATCGCCGCCATCTGCCCCTCGGTCAATACCGACTCACCCTCTTCAAGGATCGCCGGAAACTCGTTACCCTTCAAGCCGGTGTGGAAGCGGGGTGCGTTCATGAAACTCGCCAACGGCACGGTGCGAGTCACCGAAACAGGGTCCACACCGAGAGTGGCGCCAGAATGATGAACGCCGACGCTACCCAGCGTCTGCCCGCCTGTCATCCCGTACTGAACCTGGGTTGTCCCACCCCCGAATATCCCGCCAAACATCGACTCCATGGCCCCCATGATGGCCATCTTCAGCATCACCTCGGTCAGATCCTGGAGAATGTCAAAGGCGATATCCTCAATGGCCTCGCCCAGGGATTGCCAGGCATCGGCCAGGGTGGCATTGCCCTGGGCCACATCGCGGACAAACTCGGCAAAGGCACCGCTGGACGTATCGATGGCATCGGGCAACAGGTCGCGGTAGAAGTCCAGTGCCTCCTGGTCCACCTCAACGCTGTAATCCTTCAAACCCTGTTTGAAGGCCTCCATCGGATCCAGCAATCGCAACCGCTGCTGATACTCGGCCAACTCCAGCGTGGTCCGGGCGATCGCTTCGGCCTGAGAGTTCCAGGCGGCAATCTCCTCGGGCGTGCTTTTTTGCATGTCCGCCAGGAGTTCCTGCTGCAGTCGAAGGCGTTGCTCCAACAGATCGATCTGGAACGGCAAAGCATCGTTCTCACTCATCTGCCCCAGGGCAATGGCGATCTCGATCGTGGTTCCCTGCCGGGTCAGTTCGCTTTCTTTGGCAGCCCGCTGCGCATCTTCCATAGCCTTGGCGTACTCGCCGGCCTGCTTCTTGACTGCGGCAAGTTGTCGGTCGAGGTTGGCCAGGGCACTCTTGTACCGCTCGGTCTGATGGGTGGGATCCATCCTGTCCAAAGCGGCCAGGCTTTTGTTGTATTCGCGCTGTGCTGCCTCAACGGGCAAGAGCTTGTCCAGGATGGCCTGATATTCACGCTGGTGTGCCTTTGCTTCCGAAGCTGCTCTCTTGGCGGCCTGTTCCGCCTCCCGCCTTGCTTTCTTTGCGACTTGCTCCTGCTCCTTCAACGCGCTGTTATAGGCCTTGGTCGCTCCGGTGGCGTCGTTCAAAGCCTTGCGGGCATTGCCGAGCGCCTGGTGATACTCGGATTCGTTTCGGAACTGACCGGCAGCGTACGCCGATTCAATATCTGCCACAGTGGTGCGGTACTTCTCCAAAGCCACCTGCGTCGGCAAGACCTCCTTCCGAAGGTCGGACAGCGCTTTCGTATCCAGGCCATGAGCCCTTCTTGTACCGGAAGCCGCATCGTTCACGGCTACAAGTTGCTTTTCCAGACTGCTCAGCGAACGAGCCGTTTCTTTGATGGCTTCACTGTCAGGGGCAAAACCTGCCTTCTCCAGGGCTTCTTTCGCCCTCTTGGCTTCGGTGATGCGCTCTTCAAGGGTTTTGACCTTGCTGGCCACAGTGTCGATCTGGTCGCCGTCGAAGACAAACCCGGAAGCCGCAAGCACTTTCTTGGCATTTTCCGCTCTGGCAAGTTCCTCCTGCAGTTTTTTGATGTTCTCTGTTGTCCGCTGGACAGCCTCTGTATTTTCACCAAGCCCGGCCGCCGTGTACGCCTCTTTAGCCCGTTTGGCATCGGAGAGCTGGGCGTTCAATTCACGTACCCGATCGACCGCCTCCCTGGCAGATACATCATCGAGCTTGAGTCCGGAGGAATTAAAATCATCCTGGATTGTGCGAAGCTCTTCAGCCTGGCGCATGGTGTTCTCAAGGCCGGTGATTTCGATAACCAGCCTCTGCCGTTGCTCCATGTCGCCACCTTCGCCCAGGGCGGCCAACTCTTTCCTGGCCTCGGTCAGCCGGAGGTGGACTTTTTCAACGCCTTGCTCATAGGAGGAGAGCCAGGTCGAAAGGTCGCTTGGCCCCATCTGGGCAAAATCGGAAAAATCCAGGGTTCCCGATTTGACAGCCGCGATGCCCCTCATGGCGTTGGTCAGGTTGACCACTCTTTGAATCGCCCAATCGGCCCCTTCAACTATGCCGGAGAACAATGAGAGGATCGAATCAGTATTCCGTTCGATGGTGCTGGCAAGTTCAATGATCTCGCGTGCCAAACCGGCCGTGGCACCGCTCCCTTTGTTGGCGTCATTGACCAAGGCACCGAGAACATTTTTCAGTACGTTCCCTGCCTGTTCGACGGTTGTGGGCAATTTATCGAATTCTTCGTTGACGTCCCTCACACCGGTCAGAATGGCCTGCACCAGCACATCGGCGGTCAGCTGCCCATCTTCGGCCATGGCCCGCAGCTCTCCACGACTTCGGCCGGTATAATCGGCCAACAGCTGCAAAACCCGACTCCCTTGCTCGGCCACGGAGTTGAACTCCTCTCCCCGCAGCACACCTGCCGAAAAAGCCTGGGAGAGCTGAATCATGGTGGAAGAACGTTCGGCCTCGGTGGCTCCGGAAATGATAAAAGCCTTGTTCAGGGTCTCATTGATCGAAAGGAGTTCCTTCTGCTCCAGGTTGAGTTCTTTGGTGTTCTGGGCTAAACGGGCGTATCCCTCGACATTGGCCAGGTACTCGGTGCGGGTCCGCTGGGCGCTGGCAAAAAGCTGATCCTGAACAGATGCCAGTTCGGTACTGGAATCGGTCACCAGTTTCAATCGGCCCTCAGCCAGGGTATACGCATCGGCCAGGGATATAATTTTGGCGGCTGCACCGACAGTCACGGTCCCCACCAGCACTGCGCCCAGGCTTTTTGCCGCAACGTTTAAAAGCGACATCGACCCACGCAGATTATCTGCCTGCCTGCCGGTCTGGTCCAGATCGGAGCGCAATCCCTTCAGGGCAGCATCCGCTTCGTTCTTGGCCTCGACAATGAGGCGCAGTTTCATGTCCTTGTCACTCATCGATCAGTTCCCGGATGGTGCTGGGGTCGCAGTTGGCGCAGTCGTCTTCACCCAAAGCCCGGCAGGCCCGGCAGTATTCCTCATGCGCTTCGGGTTTGTCGCCGCAGCCCAGAAAATGGAGCACCGCTTCCCGGAAGAGCAGGTCGCGGCGCTTGAACCGAACATAAGGGCGAACCTCGGTTACGGTGTATCCCCAGAGGATGGCGTCTCGCCTGGTGATGTCGCCTCCGCTGAGC
Coding sequences within it:
- a CDS encoding class II fructose-bisphosphate aldolase, producing the protein MSYICDFEKALEIGRPPNIRSLFPHSRALLVSGKVIDRAMLAKGGAMTIAANGRNHLVIRGALQAAQRAHAAIIIEIARSEGGANAYCPVNYWNIARQVDALCNEMGITVPVAIHADHYGIKKTEDVAVAAVEIPTIFEAGITSIAIDASHMPDDENLLASIDLARYVPSWAGLETEVGEIKGKLGLSTKEEALFIIQGLNAHDVFPDWIALNNGTTHGIEASAQGIQVELTAEIHKALAGYAVSGAQHGTSGNNSDRLRAIASQTCTTKANVATALQMVSWGLEVNDYGNAALDDNGDFIKVAGEGVTEELWQAMRSYADSKGWKKGDYKNINLPFENRILGQPKAVRERMARRVENFVYTMLVEVFNAADTARYGVEALLEAGSYDIGPKTGRIESPEEWSLAKIRERAASITTDKGPQGNFDD
- a CDS encoding DNA adenine methylase, with translation MGALIPYFGGKSRLAKTIISRFPEHQCYVEVFAGVANVFFAKEARGTEVINDLDRDLVTLYRTVKYHPEELHRQFKYVLISRDEFSRLMQVNPDTLTDIQRVARYLYLQRMCFGGRSRGRVFGTSTTGVPRLNLFTLQRLLEEAWMRLSQVMIECLDFRDLIPRYDRDHTLFFLAPPYWKINCYEHNFVEKDFYDLADVLAGIRGKFLMTINDTPEVREIFKRFRIEKVELKYSMGKKEGSRSQIRTELLIGN
- a CDS encoding fibronectin type III domain-containing protein is translated as MKTLHDSNPLAARQSDFVAVIEQGDAITPNQIILQNALAFSGPVICMVDEGFWLRADWDCPVPAGSVVRFIETPQGDLFGKILGVIAVIAIAVYAPYALGIAGTFIGSMLSAGIMIAGSLLLGMLFGANSSSGDVGTPDTVYTLSQNNRVRPGEPFAERFGRRPFYPDVAMSYTRFEDNEQYLYCLLIVGIGYFDSIVPTIGKTPLGDYTGVTYATVLPGSFPAICTNVVWTSSEVSGQELDMEWVSYVVNPRGTEAYYLEYDIVFSGGLIGYNDEGDRYTVSADLQPRCRTVDAYGNATSEWTLLSVERFSAASKDPLRRTIKITVPLGPGRYEFGLKRVKEASESGQVSDRCSLAGLRAIGGAHPVVDGVTMWECKIMATKQMNSDSGSKIQLEATRMLYPVTATGFGSSRIATRSIVDACAYMVTGDNGGRFDDGILAWDVLAELRDDLATAGYLFDYGFTSRVSVMDACSTAAACGSAVAYTPGGLFCLAANTQQVAYGVAFTDDDYDPDSLKITTTFRTPDSYTCVRVKYYDPNSGQEETVDCYEVGGGTLNPKEVNLEGCTSRQAAWEIGLLLYRDMMQSTVNVEFTTGLKGNLPSLFSWIPVASTVANWNQTGVLAAVESGGVIWTSEPLDYGEEEEGWILLALPNGSTAGPYTVTPTNYAHKHIVSIADAVYTIKGNDVRATRYIFGPSSTSERLVRVMAIAPEGRDKIAITGQVVTEDIYGAFGTAPSYDENPLNADPLIAVTLYLQSIDTAYHFYVSWSGAAATFLIELDEGSGFATLQDDYAGYTLAFSSGTSTITVRVTPYVDEVLATAEAITVNFAGIGAPTGLNVTVDNDGVDVEWDTVVGATKYQVELYVDGTPKGVREVTGTSTSYTTSQLTAMGGPWTAFAVHVRAMNDTATSEDAVFTVGVSGLLAPTGLTLQFTLASAVVLTWDAVTGATGYKVYIGSSSGFNPSSAGTLVYSGTSNSATIPVDLTAPYSYYFKVAAVDAYHQAASELNFSAALWVNRSLTSTPAAPAGLVLVLTQGMTGSWSYIAQWDDVSVATGYKLYIGTSASFAPATDGTLAYSGTSTLQIINIAALLGATPTAPVYAKVGSMDQDHQVASDMNFSSAVVFPGTESL
- a CDS encoding DUF1833 family protein, with protein sequence MATQPTPADFDTAYQEAVAYAKADVTHYDTLTFASSMDTGTVMIVADEASLTTNQGTYQPCAVEFTPAETEGGIVGQLNINITYLPPSAQGWLEEAAGNGANLTVIWRQYLAPNTDPSFVYRMPFDIIRAENVNGKFTLVATLPDLVNTPFCRQLMTPRILPGLAGL